Proteins from one Psilocybe cubensis strain MGC-MH-2018 chromosome 11, whole genome shotgun sequence genomic window:
- a CDS encoding Short-chain dehydrogenase/reductase ucsE produces MATLQNKKVVVVGGSSGIGFAVALGALQSLASLVIIASSNKARVEDAVARLKAHNLPGEIRGEVLDAKDSDAVKAFAVALGAVDHIVWTSGDVPKAELGGPSGPFSIADSVDKGQGIAGQRPFPGGALGSSVATALEGLTRGLAVDIAPVRVNLICPGLINTELIEKMFGEHKDHITKTYVEKILMKRGGDPSECAEAYLFVMKCGYITGQKIDVEGGYLLI; encoded by the exons ATGGCAACCTtacaaaacaaaaaggtcgtcgtcgttggcgGTTCATCAGGCATTGGATTTGCAGTAGCCCTCGGCGCACTCCAATCGCTTGCAAGCCTCGTTATCATCGCTTCGAGCAACAAAGCTCGCGTCGAAGACGCCGTTGCACGGTTGAAAGCGCACAACTTACCTGGGGAAATCCGCGGCGAGGTGCTTGATGCAAAGGACTCCGACGCTGTGAAAGCGTTTGCAGTTGCACTTGGGGCAGTGGATCATATTGTTTGGACCAGTGGCGACGTCCCCAAGGCCGAGCTGGGAGGTCCCTCGGGTCCCTTCTCCATCGCAGACTCAGTGGACAAAGGACAGG GTATTGCGGGACAGAGACCTTTCCCAGGCGGAGCGCTTGGAAGCAGTGTTGCTACCGCTCTGGAAGGTTTAACCCGAGGCTTAGCTGTAGACATCGCTCCAGTTCGAGTCAATCTTATATGTCCAGGATTG ATCAACACCGAG CTCATTGAGAAGATGTTTGGAGAGCACAAGGACCATATCACAAAGACTTATGTTGAAAAGATTCTCATGAAGCGGGGTGGTGATCCCAGCGAG TGCGCAGAGGCATATCTATTTGTCATGAA GTGTGGATATATCACAGGTCAAAAGATTGACGTCGAAGGAGGATACCTACTTATCTAA
- a CDS encoding Short-chain dehydrogenase/reductase ucsE, with product MATLQNKTVVVVGGSSGIGFAVAIGALQSLASVVIIASSNKSRIDDAIARLKAYNLPGEVRGEVLDAKDSNAVKTFAVAIGTVDHIVWTSGDVPKDEHGSGVLPYSNVGSVDQGQGIFTVRFWGPFILAKHAKFHPGLVGQRPAPGSTLASSVTTALEGLTRGLALDLAPVRVNLICPGLLTDNMFGERKEQVIKTYSEKILLKRGGDPSECAEAYLFVMKCGYITGQTINIEGGYLLL from the exons ATGGCAACACTCCAGAATAAAACTGTCGTTGTGGTAGGCGGATCATCCGGTATTGGCTTTGCCGTAGCTATCGGTGCACTGCAATCACTCGCAAGCGTGGTGATCATTGCATCAAGCAATAAATCTCGCATCGATGACGCTATTGCAAGACTAAAGGCGTATAATCTACCTGGAGAGGTTCGTGGAGAGGTCTTGGATGCAAAAGACTCCAACGCAGTTAAAACTTTTGCTGTTGCAATTGGTACCGTTGATCACATTGTCTGGACCAGCGGAGATGTCCCCAAAGACGAACACGGTAGTGGCGTGCTTCCCTATTCGAACGTAGGCTCGGTTGATCAGGGACAAG GAATTTTTACTGTGCGCTTTTGGGGACCGTTCATCTTGGCGAAGCATGCAAAATTCCACCCAG GACTCGTGGGGCAAAGACCGGCTCCCGGAAGCACACTTGCGAGCAGTGTTACAACTGCTTTAGAGGGATTGACTAGAGGCTTGGCATTGGATCTCGCTCCCGTTCGAGTTAACCTAATTTGCCCAGGACTG CTTACTGACAACATGTTTGGGGAACGTAAAGAGCAGGTTATCAAGACTTACAGTGAGAAAATTCTCCTGAAACGTGGCGGGGACCCCAGCGAG TGTGCTGAGGCATATCTTTTTGTAATGAA GTGTGGATATATCACTGGCCAGACAATAAATATAGAAGGAGGATACTTGCTTCTCTAA